In Entomomonas moraniae, one DNA window encodes the following:
- a CDS encoding RidA family protein produces MSGYNTVLARNTENAPACTNPYAQTVAFSHYNNFSAQLPIDPKSGKLVAGGIKEQAQQCFKNIKAIVDSIGHVMNDIVKITVFVKNIKELDAVDEVYKAFFTSYVPTRTVLAVEALPMNALVQVEALLSNGEGTIPNAPQAGDLIKLTNNTSNAPINPLSTQTVAFSHYNNLSAQLPIDPKSGKLVTGGVKEQTQQCLKNIKAILESIDVPFDDIVKVNVFLKNLSDIEAVNEVYTTFFPDSAIARTVAYVPAITTIAASALPMGALVQIEVVVSHGDGTPPQAVEDRHGLIIEAHNTDNAPKSPLSTQSVAFSHYNHLSAQLPLDAKTGNIVTGGIKEQTQQCLKNIKAIVESIDHTITDIVKINIFLKNIADTDAVDEVFASFFPNVTPAKRTVGVSALPKNALIQIDAVVSNAEGTPPKA; encoded by the coding sequence GTGAGTGGTTATAATACAGTATTAGCAAGGAACACAGAAAACGCACCTGCATGCACCAATCCATATGCTCAAACGGTTGCATTCTCTCATTACAATAATTTTTCAGCTCAATTACCGATCGACCCAAAATCAGGTAAATTAGTCGCTGGTGGCATCAAAGAACAAGCGCAACAATGCTTTAAAAATATCAAAGCTATTGTCGACAGTATCGGCCACGTCATGAATGACATTGTTAAGATTACTGTATTCGTTAAAAATATTAAAGAACTCGATGCCGTAGACGAAGTTTATAAAGCCTTTTTTACAAGTTATGTTCCCACACGAACAGTGCTTGCTGTTGAAGCATTACCCATGAATGCTTTAGTTCAAGTTGAAGCGCTTTTATCAAACGGGGAAGGAACAATACCTAATGCTCCACAAGCTGGCGATCTCATAAAGCTTACAAATAATACAAGCAATGCTCCAATAAACCCACTTTCTACACAAACCGTAGCTTTTTCTCACTACAACAATCTTTCAGCCCAATTACCGATTGATCCAAAATCAGGTAAATTAGTCACTGGTGGGGTAAAAGAGCAAACTCAACAATGCCTTAAGAACATTAAAGCTATTTTAGAAAGCATTGACGTTCCTTTCGATGACATCGTTAAAGTTAATGTTTTCCTTAAAAACCTTTCTGATATTGAAGCAGTCAACGAAGTTTATACAACATTTTTCCCTGATTCAGCTATTGCCAGAACTGTCGCTTATGTTCCTGCTATCACTACAATTGCTGCTTCAGCTTTACCAATGGGTGCATTAGTACAAATCGAAGTTGTCGTGTCGCACGGAGATGGTACCCCACCACAAGCTGTTGAAGATAGACACGGACTAATCATAGAAGCACACAACACAGATAATGCCCCAAAAAGTCCATTATCTACACAGTCTGTAGCTTTTTCTCACTATAACCACCTTTCAGCTCAATTACCTTTAGACGCAAAAACAGGTAACATAGTCACTGGTGGTATAAAAGAGCAAACTCAACAGTGCCTTAAAAACATTAAAGCAATTGTAGAGAGTATCGACCATACAATAACGGATATAGTTAAGATCAATATATTCCTTAAGAATATAGCGGACACTGATGCTGTAGACGAAGTTTTTGCATCCTTCTTCCCAAATGTTACCCCTGCAAAAAGAACCGTTGGTGTATCAGCTTTACCTAAAAATGCACTCATCCAAATAGATGCTGTTGTATCAAATGCTGAAGGCACACCACCAAAAGCATAA